The Pradoshia eiseniae genome contains a region encoding:
- a CDS encoding GNAT family N-acetyltransferase, with protein MNKHLENKVQLMPADEKDLPLFKKELQESFTKGLIENLGDAEEGPIPSDEDIEQSFNAPGAVIYHISLNGEKVGGVVLRIDTETHRNSVDLLFISSKSHSRGVGTLAWKAIEEYYPDTEVWELVTPYFEKRNIHFYVNKCGFHIVEFYNQFNPDPHQSSENKHQDNISSLEEYEFFRFEKVMKK; from the coding sequence ATGAATAAACACCTAGAGAATAAAGTGCAGCTTATGCCTGCAGATGAAAAGGATTTGCCGCTATTCAAAAAGGAATTGCAGGAATCTTTCACGAAGGGGCTAATTGAGAATTTGGGAGATGCAGAGGAGGGTCCTATCCCATCAGATGAGGATATCGAGCAGTCCTTTAACGCTCCTGGAGCGGTCATTTATCATATTTCACTGAACGGTGAAAAGGTTGGGGGTGTGGTCTTAAGAATTGACACCGAAACTCACCGAAATTCGGTCGATTTACTCTTCATTTCATCTAAATCCCATAGCCGTGGTGTTGGTACTCTTGCATGGAAAGCCATTGAAGAATACTATCCGGATACTGAAGTATGGGAGCTCGTGACACCGTATTTTGAAAAACGGAACATTCATTTTTACGTAAATAAATGCGGATTCCACATTGTTGAGTTCTATAATCAGTTTAACCCGGATCCGCATCAATCCAGTGAAAATAAGCATCAGGATAACATTAGTTCTTTAGAGGAATATGAATTTTTTAGGTTCGAAAAAGTGATGAAAAAGTGA